One region of Dysidea avara chromosome 1, odDysAvar1.4, whole genome shotgun sequence genomic DNA includes:
- the LOC136265093 gene encoding uncharacterized protein isoform X1 — protein sequence MEMIIAILLPIIVVVIITTLIIAHALAQTENVKHKRQGCCGSKNVETEDGINIEADDEVMYGEIRYPEEKPQELNQKVITLRNPLYANPPTTPCGVTDLPTHDEILQKQLNSITESDEELNDRMSDNRCSSNDQIFNDNVNGEESQSSSTTTNMAITEHVSTTASNIKETYLTTQTIAADSNTSYNCKSSLDVSQSNSSAESTTDEWLVPVVPNPAYNYKETYLAAKKVALELNPSYNYKSSYTSGL from the coding sequence ATGGAAATGATTATTGCAATTCTGTTACCAATAATTGTGGTAGTCATAATCACTACATTAATAATTGCGCATGCACTAGCACAAACTGAGAATGTTAAACACAAGAGGCAAGGTTGTTGTGGCAGTAAAAATGTGGAAACTGAAGATGGCATTAACATCGAAGCTGATGACGAAGTAATGTATGGAGAGATACGTTACCCTGAAGAGAAACCACAAGAACTAAATCAGAAAGTAATTACTTTACGCAACCCACTGTATGCTAATCCACCAACAACACCATGTGGTGTCACAGATCTTCCCACACATGATGAAATACTTCAGAAGCAACTAAACAGCATTACTGAATCAGATGAAGAATTGAATGACAGAATGAGTGACAATAGATGCAGCAGTAATGATCAGATATTCAATGACAATGTAAATGGTGAAGAAAGTCAATCTAGCTCCACTACCACTAACATGGCAATCACAGAACATGTATCAACCACTGCCAGTAATATTAAGGAGACATATTTGACAACACAGACAATAGCAGCAGACTCAAATACATCTTACAATTGTAAATCATCATTAGATGTCAGTCAATCCAACTCTAGTGCAGAATCTACTACAGATGAATGgctagtaccagtagtaccaaaTCCTGCGTATAACTATAAAGAAACATATTTAGCTGCAAAGAAAGTTGCATTAGAATTAAATCCATCATATAATTATAAATCATCTTATACCTCTGGACTTTAA
- the LOC136265093 gene encoding uncharacterized protein isoform X2, which yields MYGEIRYPEEKPQELNQKVITLRNPLYANPPTTPCGVTDLPTHDEILQKQLNSITESDEELNDRMSDNRCSSNDQIFNDNVNGEESQSSSTTTNMAITEHVSTTASNIKETYLTTQTIAADSNTSYNCKSSLDVSQSNSSAESTTDEWLVPVVPNPAYNYKETYLAAKKVALELNPSYNYKSSYTSGL from the coding sequence ATGTATGGAGAGATACGTTACCCTGAAGAGAAACCACAAGAACTAAATCAGAAAGTAATTACTTTACGCAACCCACTGTATGCTAATCCACCAACAACACCATGTGGTGTCACAGATCTTCCCACACATGATGAAATACTTCAGAAGCAACTAAACAGCATTACTGAATCAGATGAAGAATTGAATGACAGAATGAGTGACAATAGATGCAGCAGTAATGATCAGATATTCAATGACAATGTAAATGGTGAAGAAAGTCAATCTAGCTCCACTACCACTAACATGGCAATCACAGAACATGTATCAACCACTGCCAGTAATATTAAGGAGACATATTTGACAACACAGACAATAGCAGCAGACTCAAATACATCTTACAATTGTAAATCATCATTAGATGTCAGTCAATCCAACTCTAGTGCAGAATCTACTACAGATGAATGgctagtaccagtagtaccaaaTCCTGCGTATAACTATAAAGAAACATATTTAGCTGCAAAGAAAGTTGCATTAGAATTAAATCCATCATATAATTATAAATCATCTTATACCTCTGGACTTTAA